The genomic window AGCCGCTCGCCCGCGTGATCCAGGCCACGCCGGCCAGCTACGACGTGATCGTCCGTCAGGCACAAAACGCCTTCATGGAATGGCGGCTGCGCCCGGCCCCCAAACGCGGCGAGCTCATCCGCGACCTGGGCAACGCGCTGCGCGAGCTGAAGGAGCCATTGGGCGATCTGGTCTCGCGAGAGATGGGCAAGATCCGCGTCGAAGGGCACGGTGAGGTGCAAGAGATGATTGACATCTGCGACTTCGCCGTCGGACTCTCGCGCCAGCTCTACGGCCTGACGATGCACTCGGAGCGGCCGGCGCACCGCATGTACGAGCAGTGGCATCCGATTGGGCCGGTCGGCGTGATCACCGCATTCAATTTCCCCGTGGCGGTGTGGTCGTGGAACGCCGCTATCGCCGTGGTCTGCGGCGACCCGGTGGTGTGGAAGCCATCGTTGCTCACGCCGCTGTGCGCCATCGCTGTGCAACACATCTGCAACCGCGTGGCCGCCGATCACCACGCCCACGGCGTCTTCAACCTGGTCATCGGGCCAAACGAAACAATCGGCGAGGCGATGCTCAACGATGCGCGGCTGCCGTTGATCTCCTTCACCGGCTCCACCGAGGTCGGCCGACACGTAGCGGAGGCCGTGGCGCGCCGCCTGGGGCGCACCATCCTAGAGCTGGGCGGCAACAACGCCATCATCGTGACCGAGGACGCCGACCTGGATCTGGCCGTGCGGGCGATCGTGTTCGGCGCAATCGGCACGGCCGGCCAGCGCTGCACGACTACTCGCCGATTGATCGTCCACAAGGCCATTGCGCCGGAGCTGATCCGCCGACTGCAACACGCCTATGCACAGGCGGCCCAGCGCCTTGGCGACCCGCTCGCACCGGGCACGCTGGTCGGCCCACTGGTCACGCCGCAGGCCGTGCAGCGTTACTGCGAGGCGCTACAAGAGGCGATAGCCCAAGGGGGTGAAGTTCTCGCCGGCGGGCGCGCGCGCCCCGACATCGGCCCCAACTTTGTTGAGCCCACCCTCATCAAGATGCCCTGGCAGACGCCGGTCGTGCGGCGCGAAACCTTCGCGCCCATCCTATACCTGATCGAGTACGAGACGCTCGACCACGCGATTTACCTGAACAACGAAGTGCCGCAGGGGTTATCGTCGGCCATCTTCACCGACAGCCTGCGCGCCGCTGAGCAATTCCTCTCGGCTGCCGGATCGGACTGCGGCATCGCCAACGTCAACATCGGCACATCCGGCGCCGAGATCGGCGGGGCGTTCGGCGGCGAGAAGGACACCGGCGGCGGGCGCGAATCCGGATCGGACGCTTGGAAGGCCTACATGCGTCGGCAGACCAACACCATCAACTACTCGCGCGACCTGCCGCTGGCGCAGGGCATCCGGTTCGAGGCATGAGGGTTTTATCCGACTCGCTACTCCCGATCCCCGACGAATCAGCAGTCGGGGCGAGACTGGGCCGATAATCGCAACATGGAATACCGTAAACTTGGCCGAACCGGCCTCAAAGTGAGCGAACTATGCCTGGGCACGATGACCTTCCTATGGACTTCGGACGAGCGGACCTCGTTCGATGTGCTCTCGGCCTTTCGCGACGCCGGCGGCAACTTCCTCGACACCGCCGACATCTACTCGCGCTGGGCGCCCGGCAACCCCGGCGGCACAGCCGAAATGGTGATCGGCAAGTGGCTTAAGTCCAACAACATCCCGCGCGACCAGGTCATCATTGCCACGAAGGGTCGCTCGCCCATGGGCAATGCGCCGAACGACCAGGGCGCATCGCGCGCGCACCTGACCAAAGCGCTCGAAGACAGCTTGATCCGCCTACAGACGGACTACGTGGACCTGTATCAGATTCACTGGCCGGACTACGACACGCCGCACGAAGAGACGCTGCGCGCGCTGGACGACTTCGTGTCGGCGGGCAAGGTGCGCTACATCGGCGCCAGCAACTATCCGGCCTGGTGGCTGATGAAATCGCTGTGGGTCAGCGACGTGCGCAACCTGGTGCGCTTCGAGTCGCTCCAACCCCATTACAACCTGATGCACCGCGCCGAGTTCGAGCGCGAGTTGCTGCCGCTGTGCCGGGACCAGCAGATCGGCGTGATCCCCTACAGCCCGCTGGCCAGCGGCTTCCTCACCGGCAAGTATCGCAAGGGGCAGCCCATCCCCGCCGGCTCGCGCGGCGGGGGCAGCGAGCGCATCCGACAATATGCCGAGAGCGAGATGGGACAGCGCGCGCTCGAAAAGTTAGAGGCGATCAGCCGCGCGCGCGGCAAGACCATCGCGCAGACTGCGCTGGCTTGGCTGCTGAGCAACCCGGTCATCACCGCGCCCATCATCGGCGCGAATACCGTGCAGCAACTACAAGAGAGCTTGGGCGCAGCCGGCTATCGCCTGAACGCCGAAGAGATGCACGCGCTGAACGACGCGACAGCGTGGGAATAAGCGAAGCGTTGCAACCGGGTCACTCACCGGGCTGACCGCAGAGGCCCTCGATGATGCGCCAGCCGCGCTTAACCGCCTCGGCGCGCAACGCCGCATCGGGAAAGACAGCGACCGGCTGCTGAGCCAAGCGCAACATCGGGATATCGCCTTCGGTATCGCCATAGGCGGCCAGCAACACATCGTCGCCCAGCCACGCGCGCACGCGCGCCGCCTTCACCTCGCCGGTGGAGACGACGCCATCCAGCCGGCCGGTGGCGCGGCCCGCCTCGTCGAACTGGATCGGCGTGGCGATGGCCTGCGCGCCGATGCGGCCGGCGAAGGCTTCGGCAGCCTGGCGATACGTGCCCGATGCGATGAGCAGGCGCGCGCCGGCGGCGCGGTATCCCTCCAGTTCGGCGACGACATCCGCGCGCCGCGCGCGCCAAAGTTCATCGGCGATCGCGCGCGCCAGGTCTTCGATCTGCGCGCGGGAGAGGCCGGCCAGCAGCCTCGTCATGTCCTCGAACCAGCGCTCGCGATAGCGCTGCGCGTTGATCAATCCGGCGCGCGCTGCCAGCACGCCCGGCAAACGCGAATAAAAGAACAGGCGGTAGCGCCCACCGCGCCCATGCGTCTTGAGATACTCGCCTACGATGCGCCAGGTCTCCCCTGTCGTCAGCGTGCCTTCCAGGTCCGATACCACAACACCCATCTCTAATCCCCTTTCATGATGCGATGGCGCACTTCAGGCAGGATCGGGAGCAGGTCGCCGGCCAGCATGCCAGCGTCGCCGTGCGCCTTGCGCCAACGCTCACCCGCTGCGCCATGCAAGTAAGCGCCGCACACCGCGGCATCGAACGGCGCCAAGCCCTGCGCCAGCAAACCGGCGATGCAGCCGGCCAACACGTCGCCCGTCCCCGCCGTAGCCATGGCCGGGTTGGCAAACGGCAAGACGACGCCGCGGCAACCCGGCGCAGCGATCACGGTGTATGCCCCCTTCAACACAAGGATGTGCCCCCAGACATCGGCATATTTCAGCGCGTTGCCGATCCGATCGGACTGAATCGCGTCAACCGTTGCCCCGGCCAGGCGCGCCATCTCGCCGGCATGCGGCGTGAGGACGGCCGGCGCCGGCAGGCGCGCCGGCCAATCGGGCAGCCGCGCCAGCAGATTGAGGGCATCGGCGTCGCACACCCACCCTTTCAATTCGACGGGGCGCGACGCCAGCGCGTCGAGCAGATCGGCGACGAACGCCGCCGTCTCCGGCGCCTGCCCAATGCCCGGCCCGAGCGCCACCGCTGCGCCGCCTTTGACCGCAGCGAGCCATGCGACGAGATGAGGCAACGCCGCCGGCGTATGCCGATCGTGCGTTTCGGGCAACGAGATGAAAGTCGCTTCGCTGCACGCGGCAGCCAGGCTCGGCTTGATCGCTTCTGGCACGGCCAGCGCGACCAGCCCCGCGCCGGCGCGGTAGGCGGCGCGCGCGGTCAACCCCGGCGCGCCGATGTAATCGCTGCAGCCGCCGATGACGGCCACGCGCCCAAATGTGCCTTTGTTAGCGTCGGGGCGCCGCACGGGCAACAGCGCGCGGATGAGCGCGTCATCGGCGAGTTGAAGATGGGGAATCGGAGGTTGAAGGTTGCTCGTCAACCTCCAATCGCGCACCCCCAATTGCTCGATGCCAATCGGCGCAACTTCCAACTCGCCGCATGCGCCTGCTGCCGGGAAGCAATAGTGCCCGCGCTTCGGCGCGTGAAAGGTGATCGTGAGATCAACGGGCACGGTCGCCGGGTCCAGCGCGCCGGTATCGTAGTTCATACCGGTCGGCCCGTCGAGCGCAATCATCAGCGGACGCGGGCGCCGCGCATCCACCGCGCGCAACACCTCCCGCAGGGCGCCGTCAATCGGCCGCGAGACGCCGGTGCCGAGCAGAGCATCTACGACGACGTCGGCCTGCGCGATCATCTGGCGCAGCGCGCGCAAGCCGACGTCGTTCTGCGCGTCGGCGATGAAGAGCCCCTGCGCGCGCGCAGCGGCATAAACCGGATCGTCATCGTCGCGCGGCCTGAGCAGGTAACACTGCACAGTCACGCCGGCTTTCGCCAGCGCCGTCGCGCACACCAGGCCATCGCCGCCGTTGTTGCCCGGACCAACCAGCACCAGCGCACGGGGCTGGGCCGTTTGCAGCGCACTCAGACGGCGCAAGATCAGCGCCGCTGCGCCGTGGCCGGCGTTCTGCATCATCTGCGCATAGCGCAACCCATGCGCATCGGCGATGCGCTCAACCTCGCGCATCTCCGCGACCGAGAGGATCTCCATACCCGGAGGGCCTACATATCCCTTCCCCGCCCTTCCCTCGGGCGCAGGCGCGTCAGCTCAACAGTTTCATGGCTTCTTCCACAACGCGCTCAACGGTGAAGCCAAGCCGGCTGTAGACATCTTTGAAAGGCGCTGACGCACCGAAGCGATTGTCGAGCGCGACAAAACGCACGATTGGGCCGGTATAGCGCTCCCACCCCTGCGACACACCCGCTTCGACTACGACCTTCGGCAAATCGAAGGGCAACACCGACTGGCGATAGGCGTCGTCCTGGCGGTCAAACAGCTCCCAGGAGGGGAAGGACACCGCGCGCGCGCGCACGCCCCGCTCGGCCAGCGCCTTCGCGGCGTCGAGCGCCAGGCTCACCTCGGACCCGCTGGCCACCAGCGCGATTTGCGGATCGGCTACGTCATGCACGACGTATGCGCCGCGCTCGAAACCGGGTCGCTTCGGCAGGATCGGCACGGCTTGACGGGTGAGCAGCAAGGCCACTGGCCCATGCTTCCATTCGATGGCCACCTTCCACGCAGCGACCGTCTCGTTGGCGTCGGCAGGGCGCAAGGTGAGCAAGTTCGGCATGGCGCGCAGGCTGGCCAGTTGCTCAATCGGCTGATGCGTCGGCCCATCCTCGCCCAGGCCGATGCTGTCGTGCGTGAAGACGAAGATCACGTGTGCGTGACTCAACGCCGCCAGGCGGATGGCCGGGCGCATGAAGTCGCTGAAGCAGAAGAACGTGCCGCCGTAGGGGATGATCGCGCCGTGCAGCGCCATGCCGTTCATGATGCCGGCCATAGCATGCTCGCGCACGCCGTAGTGAATGTAACGGCCGCTGAAGTCGCCTCTCCGCAGAGGCGCCGCGTCTTTGGGCAGGGTGTTGTTCGACGGCGTCAGGTCGGCCGAGCCGCCGAGCAAGGTCGGCAGCTTGCCGATGATCGCGTTGATCACCGCGCCGCTGGCCGCGCGCGTCGCCATCGGTTTAGCCGAGGGATCGAAGTCCGGCATAGCCTCGGCCCAGCCATCGGGCAGCCGGCCGGCCATCGCCTCCTCTAATTCACGGGCGCAGTCGGGATGGGCGCGGCGATAGGCCTCAAACGTCGCCTGCCATTCAGCCTCGGCCTGTGCGGCGCGTTCGCCGATCGCGCGCCACGCTCGCAGCAGATCGTCGGGGATGTGGAACGTCTTGTCGGGATCGGCGCCATAGGCCAGCTTAGCTGCCCGCACCTCTTCCCAGCCCGGGGCGTCGCTGTGCGCCTCGCGCGTGCCCTGGCGATGCGGCATGCCTTTGCCGATGATGCTCTTGCACGAGATCAGCGTCGGCCTGTCGGTCACTGCCCGCGCCTCATGAATGGCGGCTTCGACCTCTGCCATATTGTGTGCGTCAATGGTGATGGTGTGCCAGCCGTAAGCCTCGAACCGCTTCGGCACGTCATCGCTGTAGGTCAGCGCGGTCGGGCCGTCAATGGTGATGGCGTTGTCGTCGTAGAACCAGATCAGCTTGCCCAGGCCAAGATGGCCCGCCAGCGAGGCCGCCTCATGGCTCACACCCTCCATCAGGTCGCCATCGCTGACAATGGCATAGGTGTAATGATCGATGACGTTGAACCCATCGCGGTTGTACTTCGCCGCCAGCCATGCCTCGGCCAGCGCCATGCCAACGCTGTTGGCCGTGCCACTCCCGAGTGGGCCGGTGGTCACTTCGATGCCCGGCGTCAGATGATTCTCCGGGTGACCGGGCGTGATGCTGCCATACTGTCGGAAGCGCTTGATCTCGTCTAGCGTCATCGCCTCATAGCCCGTCAAGTGCAAGATGGCGTAGGGCAGCATGGAACCGTGGCCGGCGGAGACGATGAAGCGGTCGCGGTTGAACCATTTCGGATTGCGCGGATTGAAGCGCATAAATTTGGCGTACAGCACGTAGGCCACGTCGGCCATGCCCAACGGCATGCCGGGATGGCCGGAATTCGCCGTCTGTACGGCATCAAG from Candidatus Roseilinea sp. includes these protein-coding regions:
- a CDS encoding aldehyde dehydrogenase, with amino-acid sequence MTVRPTSLLDKLGLREVNCGACGDGHWINDRDGSELISYDPTTHEPLARVIQATPASYDVIVRQAQNAFMEWRLRPAPKRGELIRDLGNALRELKEPLGDLVSREMGKIRVEGHGEVQEMIDICDFAVGLSRQLYGLTMHSERPAHRMYEQWHPIGPVGVITAFNFPVAVWSWNAAIAVVCGDPVVWKPSLLTPLCAIAVQHICNRVAADHHAHGVFNLVIGPNETIGEAMLNDARLPLISFTGSTEVGRHVAEAVARRLGRTILELGGNNAIIVTEDADLDLAVRAIVFGAIGTAGQRCTTTRRLIVHKAIAPELIRRLQHAYAQAAQRLGDPLAPGTLVGPLVTPQAVQRYCEALQEAIAQGGEVLAGGRARPDIGPNFVEPTLIKMPWQTPVVRRETFAPILYLIEYETLDHAIYLNNEVPQGLSSAIFTDSLRAAEQFLSAAGSDCGIANVNIGTSGAEIGGAFGGEKDTGGGRESGSDAWKAYMRRQTNTINYSRDLPLAQGIRFEA
- a CDS encoding NADP-dependent aryl-alcohol dehydrogenase, translating into MEYRKLGRTGLKVSELCLGTMTFLWTSDERTSFDVLSAFRDAGGNFLDTADIYSRWAPGNPGGTAEMVIGKWLKSNNIPRDQVIIATKGRSPMGNAPNDQGASRAHLTKALEDSLIRLQTDYVDLYQIHWPDYDTPHEETLRALDDFVSAGKVRYIGASNYPAWWLMKSLWVSDVRNLVRFESLQPHYNLMHRAEFERELLPLCRDQQIGVIPYSPLASGFLTGKYRKGQPIPAGSRGGGSERIRQYAESEMGQRALEKLEAISRARGKTIAQTALAWLLSNPVITAPIIGANTVQQLQESLGAAGYRLNAEEMHALNDATAWE
- the cicA gene encoding protein CicA, translated to MGVVVSDLEGTLTTGETWRIVGEYLKTHGRGGRYRLFFYSRLPGVLAARAGLINAQRYRERWFEDMTRLLAGLSRAQIEDLARAIADELWRARRADVVAELEGYRAAGARLLIASGTYRQAAEAFAGRIGAQAIATPIQFDEAGRATGRLDGVVSTGEVKAARVRAWLGDDVLLAAYGDTEGDIPMLRLAQQPVAVFPDAALRAEAVKRGWRIIEGLCGQPGE
- a CDS encoding bifunctional ADP-dependent (S)-NAD(P)H-hydrate dehydratase/NAD(P)H-hydrate epimerase; this encodes MEILSVAEMREVERIADAHGLRYAQMMQNAGHGAAALILRRLSALQTAQPRALVLVGPGNNGGDGLVCATALAKAGVTVQCYLLRPRDDDDPVYAAARAQGLFIADAQNDVGLRALRQMIAQADVVVDALLGTGVSRPIDGALREVLRAVDARRPRPLMIALDGPTGMNYDTGALDPATVPVDLTITFHAPKRGHYCFPAAGACGELEVAPIGIEQLGVRDWRLTSNLQPPIPHLQLADDALIRALLPVRRPDANKGTFGRVAVIGGCSDYIGAPGLTARAAYRAGAGLVALAVPEAIKPSLAAACSEATFISLPETHDRHTPAALPHLVAWLAAVKGGAAVALGPGIGQAPETAAFVADLLDALASRPVELKGWVCDADALNLLARLPDWPARLPAPAVLTPHAGEMARLAGATVDAIQSDRIGNALKYADVWGHILVLKGAYTVIAAPGCRGVVLPFANPAMATAGTGDVLAGCIAGLLAQGLAPFDAAVCGAYLHGAAGERWRKAHGDAGMLAGDLLPILPEVRHRIMKGD
- a CDS encoding transketolase — encoded protein: MSNYTSFDQACANVIRTLTLDAVQTANSGHPGMPLGMADVAYVLYAKFMRFNPRNPKWFNRDRFIVSAGHGSMLPYAILHLTGYEAMTLDEIKRFRQYGSITPGHPENHLTPGIEVTTGPLGSGTANSVGMALAEAWLAAKYNRDGFNVIDHYTYAIVSDGDLMEGVSHEAASLAGHLGLGKLIWFYDDNAITIDGPTALTYSDDVPKRFEAYGWHTITIDAHNMAEVEAAIHEARAVTDRPTLISCKSIIGKGMPHRQGTREAHSDAPGWEEVRAAKLAYGADPDKTFHIPDDLLRAWRAIGERAAQAEAEWQATFEAYRRAHPDCARELEEAMAGRLPDGWAEAMPDFDPSAKPMATRAASGAVINAIIGKLPTLLGGSADLTPSNNTLPKDAAPLRRGDFSGRYIHYGVREHAMAGIMNGMALHGAIIPYGGTFFCFSDFMRPAIRLAALSHAHVIFVFTHDSIGLGEDGPTHQPIEQLASLRAMPNLLTLRPADANETVAAWKVAIEWKHGPVALLLTRQAVPILPKRPGFERGAYVVHDVADPQIALVASGSEVSLALDAAKALAERGVRARAVSFPSWELFDRQDDAYRQSVLPFDLPKVVVEAGVSQGWERYTGPIVRFVALDNRFGASAPFKDVYSRLGFTVERVVEEAMKLLS